In Geminocystis sp. M7585_C2015_104, the DNA window ACAAGCCGCCGGTTACAGGGTTCAACCCGCCATTGAAGGTAAGGAAGTCGGAGTATACTCCCCAGTTCAAGGTGAAGAAGGGGGTCAACCCCTGGGCAAAGCTGGGATACAGCTCAATCATCTTGGCTGGTTGCAGTATGAACTCATGGGGCAGGGGTATATCGGCGGGGGCCACCCCCTGATCCAACAGCTTGTTGATAGGCAGGGACACGTGGATCTGGTGACCTGCCCAAGCTAGGGAGCCCAATCCCAGCAGACCGGCCAAGTGGTGGTTCAGCATGGATTCCACATTTTGGAACCACTCCAGCTTGGGTGCTGCCTTGTGGTAGTGGAACCAGCCGGCGAAGAGCATAAGGGCGGCCATTACCAAACCACCGATGGCGGTTACGTATAGCTGGTATTCATTGGTAATCCCAGAGGCCCTCCACAGTTGGAAGAAGCCGGAGGTAATTTGGATGCCGTGGAAGCCACCTCCCATGTCCCCATTGAGTATGCCTTGGCCAACTACTGGCCATACCACTTGGGCGCTTGGTTTTACATGAAGGGGATCTGCCAACCAAGCAGTGTAGTTGGAAAACTTAGCCCCGTGGAAGTACATCCCACTGAGCCATACGAACACTACTGCCAGGTGACCGAAGTGGGCGCTGAAGATTTTGCGGGATACGTCTTCTAGGTCACTGGTTTGGCTATCGAAGTCGTGGGCGTCAGCATGGAGGTTCCAAATCCAGGTTGTGGTCTTTGGCCCTCTAGCTAAAGTGCGGTCGAAGTGTCCTGGTTTCCCCCACTTCTCGAAGGACGTGGGTACAGGATCATAGTCTACTACCACTTTAGCTTTCGCCTCTTTTTGAGGACTTGTTGTCATGAGGTGTTCCTCTCTTGACCGATACTTTAACTACTACATTACTCAAGATGATAAGGGTTGTTTGTCAATTTTGTGATTCCTCCTTAACAATATTTAAAATTTGCTGCACATCCTCTCATATAAAGGCTTCTAGGCGACATTATGTTAGACTGCAGTTAGGATTCTGTTACTCTTCTTTAATATGTGAAAATCTTATCTTAACATTAATTTGTCTCTATGTAAATGAAGGAAAAATACTATTAGAAAATAGAGACCATTTAGGGGTA includes these proteins:
- the psaA gene encoding photosystem I core protein PsaA (with PsaB binds the primary electron donor of photosystem I, P700, and subsequent electron acceptors as part of photosystem I) translates to MTTSPQKEAKAKVVVDYDPVPTSFEKWGKPGHFDRTLARGPKTTTWIWNLHADAHDFDSQTSDLEDVSRKIFSAHFGHLAVVFVWLSGMYFHGAKFSNYTAWLADPLHVKPSAQVVWPVVGQGILNGDMGGGFHGIQITSGFFQLWRASGITNEYQLYVTAIGGLVMAALMLFAGWFHYHKAAPKLEWFQNVESMLNHHLAGLLGLGSLAWAGHQIHVSLPINKLLDQGVAPADIPLPHEFILQPAKMIELYPSFAQGLTPFFTLNWGVYSDFLTFNGGLNPVTGGL